In Porites lutea chromosome 1, jaPorLute2.1, whole genome shotgun sequence, a single genomic region encodes these proteins:
- the LOC140922017 gene encoding cysteine and histidine-rich domain-containing protein 1-like — translation MSAQVLLRCYNKGCGKEYREEENREAKCLHHPGAPVFHDAYKGWSCCKKRVTDFTEFLNIPGCTASRHSNVKPPEPEKPITDEKPLGLDEVIKVEPPKRKPLRTKPVERPSDDLPKKRLKMSVMESLKKAVLKQREQEKDKPATSEGNETDGGIKPGTMCKNSGCNRSYVNESTNDEKCWYHYGVPVFHEGYKFWSCCRKRTTDFDEFLKQEGCTSGSHRWELTEEEKEKKVLCRYDWYAMGNFIVVSIFAKLSNPEQTFVEANQTVLHAHVSFGGSNVFELRLCLHGLIVPENSSVMLSPTKVEIKLRKEDIGSWPSLELKSAKETTKSE, via the exons ATGTCTGCTCAGGTGTTGCTCAGGTGTTATAACAAGGGATGCGGGAAAGAATacagagaagaagaaaatagagaaG CTAAGTGTCTCCACCACCCAGGTGCTCCAGTTTTTCATGATGCATACAAG GGTTGGTCTTGCTGCAAGAAAAGGGTTACAGATTTTACAGAATTCCTCAACATTCCT GGTTGCACTGCATCAAGGCATAGTAATGTGAAACCACCTGAACCAGAAAAACCAATAACAGATGAAAAACCTCTTGGTCTTGATGAA GTAATAAAAGTCGAACCTCCCAAACGGAAACCTTTACGTACTAAGCCTGTTGAAAGGCCAAG TGATGATCTTCCCAAGAAACGATTGAAGATGTCTGTGATGGAGTCTTTAAAAAAGGCTGTGCTTAAACAAAgagaacaagaaaaagacaaaCCTGCTACAAGTGAAG gaaatgAAACGGATGGTGGCATTAAACCTGGCACAATGTGCAAGAACAGTGGTTGTAATAGG TCATACGTAAATGAAAGCACCAATGATGAAAAGTGCTGGTACCATTATGGAGTTCCAGTATTCCATGAAGG GTATAAATTTTGGTCTTGTTGCCGAAAGAGGACGACAGATTTTGATGAATTCTTAAAACAGGAAGGGTGTACTTCTGGTTCCCACAGGTGGGAGCTAACAGAAGAG gaaaaagagaagaaagtcCTGTGCAG GTATGACTGGTATGCAATGGGAAACTTCATCGTTGTGTCAATTTTTGCGAAGTTAAGCAATCCTGAGCAAACCTTCGTTGAAGCAAATCAAACTGTG CTACATGCTCACGTTTCATTTGGTGGTTCCAACGTGTTTGAACTCCGTCTTTGTCTTCATGGG CTTATTGTCCCAGAAAACAGCTCTGTAATGTTGTCTCCAACCAAGGTGGAGATTAAACTTCGAAAAGAGGATATAGGAAGCTGGCCTTCCCTGGAGCTCAAATCAGCTAAGGAAACTACAaaatcggaataa